The following are from one region of the Flavimobilis soli genome:
- a CDS encoding matrixin family metalloprotease, which yields MTAPGDPATPPGDPRRDDAAGGDDAAGGDETLSWSPEPEPTANPGVPASSTPGATSWTPQDVDATWAAMERQLRQDEDLARAFTRYDRKAGRVRARQAPPEAWRAPVPVRARKDSNPLTGFITIVIVVVALIVSYDRWGTGKVDPSLAVALSDHAAMPRVTSQQGPPPGFEEQPERLLPAVSTAGLEGSYAFLDTHHDTPVTWSPCRPIHVVVDTAQAPDDFVDWVSHVLAEASELSGLTFVLDGPTTERVSFEREAYQPDRYGGQWAPVIVGFADESEIPELAGRTAGLGGASALEVGGKAGYVTGAVAIDTTMLAYPRYAGEPAYVQVLRHEVGHLLGLDHVEDTTALMHPHDSSQTTWGPGDRAGLAILGSGECQPTL from the coding sequence GTGACTGCGCCCGGCGACCCCGCGACTCCCCCCGGGGACCCGCGGCGCGACGACGCCGCCGGGGGCGACGACGCCGCCGGGGGCGACGAGACGCTGTCGTGGTCACCGGAGCCCGAGCCGACCGCGAACCCGGGCGTCCCCGCGAGCAGCACGCCTGGCGCGACGTCGTGGACTCCTCAGGACGTCGACGCGACCTGGGCCGCGATGGAGCGGCAGCTGCGGCAGGACGAGGACCTGGCCCGGGCGTTCACGCGGTACGACCGTAAGGCGGGTCGGGTGCGCGCGCGGCAGGCCCCGCCGGAGGCCTGGCGGGCGCCGGTGCCCGTGCGTGCACGGAAGGACAGCAACCCGCTCACCGGCTTCATCACGATCGTGATCGTCGTCGTCGCGCTCATCGTCAGCTACGACCGCTGGGGGACGGGAAAGGTCGACCCATCGCTCGCCGTCGCGCTCTCGGACCACGCGGCGATGCCGCGCGTGACGTCTCAGCAGGGCCCGCCCCCCGGGTTCGAGGAGCAGCCGGAGCGCCTGCTTCCCGCCGTCAGCACGGCGGGCCTCGAGGGCTCCTACGCCTTCCTCGACACGCACCACGACACGCCGGTGACCTGGTCGCCCTGCCGCCCGATCCACGTCGTCGTCGACACCGCCCAGGCTCCTGACGACTTCGTCGACTGGGTGAGCCACGTGCTCGCCGAGGCGAGCGAGCTGTCGGGGCTCACGTTCGTGCTCGACGGCCCGACCACCGAGCGCGTGAGCTTCGAGCGCGAGGCGTACCAGCCCGACCGCTACGGCGGGCAGTGGGCGCCCGTGATCGTCGGGTTCGCCGACGAGAGCGAGATCCCGGAGCTGGCAGGCCGCACCGCGGGACTGGGCGGGGCGTCCGCGCTCGAGGTGGGCGGCAAAGCCGGGTACGTCACGGGCGCCGTCGCGATCGACACGACGATGCTGGCCTACCCCCGATACGCGGGCGAGCCTGCCTACGTCCAGGTGCTGCGGCACGAGGTCGGTCACCTCCTGGGGCTCGACCACGTCGAGGACACGACAGCGCTGATGCACCCCCACGACTCGTCGCAGACGACCTGGGGCCCGGGGGACCGTGCGGGTCTTGCCATCCTTGGCTCGGGGGAGTGCCAGCCCACCCTCTGA
- a CDS encoding alpha/beta fold hydrolase encodes MSLHRLPGIRAVDHVVTVPLVHGDESDTRTITVLARELVSATRAGDDLPLLLFLQGGPGGRSPRPLGSDGWWAAALDRFRVVLLDQRGTGRSTPVTAATMAALADGAGSDPAAQAAAQAEYLAHFRADAIVADAEAVRRQVYGGRRWTTLGQSYGGFLTLTYLSRHPEALDACLVTGGLASIHPDATALYTNTWARTLVKNEAMRRRHAGDAEILARVADVLDAGETRLPNGDVVSVRRLQSLGMDLGMKAGADRIHWLLDDAFLPDGAPGSDERLSDTFLAGLEAATGFRTNPLYAVLHESIYASGDAVTPWAASATMPPEFSPDARPLQLTGEMILPWMFEEISELRPFRAATEALHARSSWPELYDRERLASNDVPVVAAVYHDDMFVPADLSLATATEVGNVRTWITNEHEHDGLRVGNALPHLLGMLDEGL; translated from the coding sequence ATGAGCCTTCACCGCCTGCCCGGTATCCGTGCCGTCGACCACGTCGTGACGGTCCCGCTCGTCCACGGCGACGAGTCCGACACGCGCACGATCACGGTGCTCGCGCGCGAGCTCGTCTCGGCGACCCGCGCGGGCGACGACCTGCCTCTCCTCCTCTTCTTGCAGGGCGGACCCGGCGGCAGGTCTCCGCGCCCGCTCGGGAGCGACGGCTGGTGGGCTGCGGCGCTCGACCGGTTCCGTGTCGTGCTGCTCGACCAGCGCGGGACGGGGCGTTCGACACCAGTCACCGCGGCAACCATGGCGGCGCTCGCAGACGGCGCGGGCTCGGACCCGGCTGCCCAGGCCGCGGCGCAGGCGGAGTACCTCGCGCACTTCCGCGCGGACGCGATCGTCGCCGACGCCGAGGCCGTGCGTCGGCAGGTCTACGGCGGGCGCCGGTGGACGACGCTCGGCCAGTCGTACGGCGGCTTCCTCACGCTCACCTACCTGTCCCGGCACCCCGAGGCGCTCGACGCGTGCCTCGTGACGGGTGGCCTCGCGAGCATCCACCCGGACGCGACGGCCCTCTACACGAACACGTGGGCGCGGACGCTGGTGAAGAACGAGGCGATGCGCCGCCGCCACGCGGGCGACGCGGAGATCCTCGCGCGCGTCGCCGACGTGCTCGACGCAGGCGAGACGCGCCTGCCGAACGGCGACGTCGTCTCCGTGCGCCGCCTGCAGTCGCTCGGCATGGACCTCGGCATGAAGGCCGGTGCGGACCGCATCCACTGGCTGCTCGACGACGCGTTCCTGCCCGACGGCGCGCCCGGTTCGGACGAGCGCCTCTCCGACACCTTCCTCGCCGGGCTCGAAGCCGCGACGGGCTTCCGCACGAACCCGCTCTACGCGGTGCTGCACGAGTCCATCTACGCGAGCGGCGACGCCGTCACGCCGTGGGCGGCCTCCGCGACGATGCCGCCCGAGTTCTCACCCGACGCACGGCCGCTCCAGCTCACGGGCGAGATGATCCTGCCCTGGATGTTCGAGGAGATCTCCGAGCTGCGGCCGTTCCGTGCGGCGACCGAGGCGCTCCACGCGCGCTCGTCGTGGCCCGAGCTGTACGACCGCGAGCGCCTCGCCTCGAACGACGTGCCTGTCGTCGCGGCGGTCTACCACGACGACATGTTCGTCCCGGCGGACCTGTCGCTCGCGACGGCGACCGAGGTCGGCAACGTGCGCACGTGGATCACGAACGAGCACGAGCACGACGGTCTGCGCGTGGGCAACGCGCTGCCGCACCTGCTCGGCATGCTCGACGAGGGGCTGTAG
- a CDS encoding helix-turn-helix domain-containing protein produces MDLITLGRRIRHFRTEAGLTLDDLSAATGLAPSQLSLIENGKREPRISALGTLAAALGVDVPALLSTEPPSHRAALEIELDRAQRSTTFGRLGLPEVKSSQKLPLPVLETLVGLHRELARRDAEAVATPEEARRASTALRLEMREVDNYLPEIEELAEPLVRKAGYTSGPLTHRVVAVLAEQLGFQILHTDDLPSSTRTVTDLANGRIYLPPASIPGGHGLRSLALQAIAHRVLGHERPASYADFLRQRLEINYFAAACLAPRSTAVEWLTVRKKEKDLAVADFRDAFGIAHDAAAQRFTNLATAHLGIHLHYCRVDGDGTLMRGYENDGVRFPADVTGAIEGQTVCRRWAARQAFASRDRASEYYQYTDKPNGTYWCSTQTGTAESGEFSISVGVPFSDVKWFRGRETTRRMTSTCPDAACCQRPPERLAQRWGDAAWPSAKMHSHVLAALPRGTFPGVDDGEVYRFLERHAPA; encoded by the coding sequence ATGGACCTCATCACGCTCGGCCGCCGCATCAGGCACTTCCGGACCGAGGCCGGTCTCACGCTCGACGACCTCTCCGCCGCGACCGGCCTCGCGCCGTCGCAGCTCTCCCTCATCGAGAACGGAAAGCGCGAGCCGCGCATCAGCGCGCTCGGTACCCTCGCCGCCGCCCTCGGCGTGGACGTGCCGGCGCTCTTGTCGACCGAGCCGCCGTCGCACCGTGCCGCGCTCGAGATCGAGCTCGACCGCGCCCAGCGGTCGACGACGTTCGGCCGGCTCGGCCTCCCCGAGGTGAAGTCGAGCCAGAAGCTCCCGCTGCCGGTCCTCGAGACGCTGGTCGGCCTGCACCGCGAGCTCGCCCGTCGCGACGCCGAGGCCGTCGCGACGCCCGAGGAAGCGCGCCGCGCGAGCACCGCGCTGCGCCTCGAGATGCGCGAGGTCGACAACTACCTCCCGGAGATCGAGGAGCTCGCCGAGCCGCTCGTCCGCAAGGCCGGGTACACGTCAGGCCCGCTCACGCACCGCGTCGTCGCGGTCCTCGCCGAGCAGCTCGGCTTCCAGATCCTGCACACGGACGACCTGCCGTCGTCGACCCGCACCGTCACCGACCTCGCGAACGGGCGGATCTACCTGCCGCCCGCCTCGATCCCGGGTGGTCACGGCCTGCGGTCCCTCGCGCTGCAGGCGATCGCGCACCGCGTCCTCGGCCACGAGCGTCCCGCGTCGTACGCGGACTTCCTGAGGCAGCGGCTCGAGATCAACTACTTCGCCGCCGCGTGCCTCGCCCCGCGCTCGACCGCCGTCGAGTGGCTCACCGTGCGCAAGAAGGAGAAGGACCTCGCCGTCGCGGACTTCCGCGACGCGTTCGGCATCGCGCACGACGCCGCGGCGCAGCGGTTCACCAACCTCGCGACCGCGCACCTCGGCATCCACCTGCACTACTGCCGCGTCGACGGCGACGGGACGCTCATGCGCGGCTACGAGAACGACGGCGTGCGCTTCCCGGCCGACGTCACGGGCGCGATCGAGGGTCAGACGGTCTGCCGCAGGTGGGCGGCACGGCAGGCGTTCGCGTCCCGCGACAGGGCGAGCGAGTACTACCAGTACACGGACAAGCCCAACGGCACCTACTGGTGCTCGACGCAGACCGGCACCGCCGAGAGCGGCGAGTTCTCGATCAGCGTCGGCGTGCCGTTCAGCGACGTGAAGTGGTTCCGCGGCCGCGAGACGACGCGCCGCATGACCTCCACCTGCCCGGACGCGGCGTGCTGCCAGCGCCCGCCCGAGCGGCTCGCACAGCGCTGGGGCGACGCCGCGTGGCCGAGCGCGAAGATGCACAGCCACGTCCTCGCTGCCCTGCCCCGGGGCACGTTCCCGGGCGTCGACGACGGCGAGGTGTATCGCTTCCTCGAGCGGCACGCCCCGGCCTGA
- a CDS encoding phosphoenolpyruvate carboxykinase (GTP) produces MSVIDRPRLDLPHAPGTLPSPRDALGRPLTAGEWVDAVAAFLEPDQVVWCDGSAEERTALLEHLVEAGTLLPLAPDKRPGSYLARSDPSDVARVESRTFICSEREEDAGPTNNWCAPDEMRRELHTVAAGAMRGRTMFVVPFSMGPVGGPISQLGIQLTDSPYVVVSMGIMTRVGAQVTALIDAGAPFVPAVHTVGTPLRPLVDEPGLADLFPVQRDSSRPRRTTASGIPAPHPDDVPWPCNDTKYIVHLPETREIWSYGSGYGGNALLGKKCFALRIASVMARDDGWLAEHMLLIRATSPEGRAYHLAAAFPSACGKTNLAMLQPTIPGWKVETVGDDIAWLRPGPDGTLRAINPEAGFFGVAPGTGWSTNPTAMRTIARDTIFTNVALTDDGDVWWEGMTDEPPAHLTDWRGEDWTPGCGRPAAHPNARFTVAAAQCPSMADTWEDPAGVPVDAIVFGGRRATNVPLVAEAYSWEHGVFLGATISSEQTAAAEGTVGELRRDPFAMLPFCGYDMAGHWAHWLRVGASLDPSKRPLVFQVNWFRKSADGRFLWPGFGENSRVIEWVARRTDSRRSPDAPGTVRGTVGLLPRLDDLNLDGLDVSEQDLTELFSVDPNAGLVEAASTEELFDRFDGRVPAELRGELESLRERFVADIRGDVD; encoded by the coding sequence ATGAGCGTCATCGACCGTCCCCGCCTCGACCTGCCGCACGCGCCGGGCACGCTGCCCTCCCCGCGCGACGCGCTCGGCCGCCCGCTCACCGCGGGCGAGTGGGTCGACGCCGTCGCCGCGTTCCTCGAGCCTGACCAGGTCGTGTGGTGCGACGGCTCCGCCGAGGAGCGCACCGCGCTCCTCGAGCACCTCGTCGAGGCGGGCACGCTCCTCCCCCTCGCCCCTGACAAGCGCCCCGGCAGCTACCTCGCCCGCTCCGACCCGTCCGACGTCGCACGCGTCGAGTCGCGCACCTTCATCTGCTCCGAGCGCGAGGAGGACGCCGGTCCCACGAACAACTGGTGCGCACCCGACGAGATGCGCCGTGAGCTGCACACCGTCGCCGCAGGCGCGATGAGGGGCCGCACGATGTTCGTCGTGCCGTTCTCGATGGGACCGGTCGGCGGACCCATCTCCCAGCTCGGCATCCAGCTCACGGACTCGCCCTACGTCGTCGTGTCGATGGGCATCATGACGCGCGTCGGCGCGCAGGTCACCGCCCTCATCGACGCAGGTGCGCCGTTCGTCCCCGCCGTCCACACCGTCGGCACGCCGCTGCGTCCGCTCGTCGACGAGCCGGGCCTCGCGGACCTCTTCCCCGTCCAGCGGGACAGCTCCCGCCCACGCCGCACGACGGCGTCGGGCATCCCCGCGCCGCACCCGGACGACGTGCCGTGGCCGTGCAACGACACGAAGTACATCGTGCACCTGCCCGAGACGCGCGAGATCTGGTCGTACGGCTCCGGCTACGGCGGCAACGCCCTGCTCGGCAAGAAGTGCTTCGCGCTGCGCATCGCGTCCGTCATGGCGCGCGACGACGGCTGGCTCGCCGAGCACATGCTGCTCATCCGGGCGACGTCGCCCGAGGGCCGCGCCTACCACCTCGCCGCCGCGTTCCCGTCGGCGTGCGGCAAGACGAACCTCGCGATGCTCCAGCCGACGATCCCCGGCTGGAAGGTCGAGACGGTCGGTGACGACATCGCCTGGCTGCGCCCCGGACCCGACGGGACGCTGCGCGCGATCAACCCCGAGGCGGGCTTCTTCGGTGTCGCGCCCGGCACCGGCTGGTCGACCAACCCGACCGCGATGCGCACGATCGCTCGGGACACGATCTTCACGAACGTCGCCCTGACCGACGACGGCGACGTGTGGTGGGAGGGCATGACCGACGAGCCGCCCGCGCACCTGACGGACTGGCGCGGCGAGGACTGGACCCCCGGCTGCGGGCGCCCGGCCGCGCACCCGAACGCGCGGTTCACGGTCGCGGCCGCGCAGTGCCCGTCGATGGCGGACACCTGGGAGGACCCGGCCGGCGTCCCGGTCGACGCGATCGTCTTCGGCGGGCGCCGCGCGACCAACGTGCCGCTCGTCGCCGAGGCGTACTCGTGGGAGCACGGCGTCTTCCTCGGCGCGACCATCTCCTCCGAACAGACTGCCGCCGCCGAGGGCACGGTCGGTGAGCTGCGCCGCGACCCGTTCGCGATGCTGCCGTTCTGCGGCTACGACATGGCCGGGCACTGGGCGCACTGGCTGCGCGTCGGCGCGAGCCTCGACCCGTCGAAGCGGCCGCTCGTCTTCCAGGTCAACTGGTTCCGCAAGAGCGCGGACGGGCGCTTCCTGTGGCCGGGATTCGGGGAGAACTCGCGTGTGATCGAGTGGGTCGCGCGGCGCACCGACTCCCGCCGCAGCCCCGACGCCCCGGGCACCGTGCGCGGCACCGTCGGGCTCCTGCCGCGGCTCGACGACCTGAACCTCGACGGCCTGGACGTCTCCGAGCAGGACCTCACGGAGCTGTTCTCGGTCGACCCGAACGCCGGCCTCGTCGAGGCCGCCTCGACCGAGGAGCTGTTCGACCGCTTCGACGGCCGCGTCCCTGCCGAGCTGCGCGGCGAGCTCGAGTCCTTGCGCGAGAGGTTCGTCGCCGACATCCGCGGGGACGTGGACTGA
- a CDS encoding GAF domain-containing protein, with product MGPGARTGDHATLRRVVAESWRRSRGFALDPDAVPGVVDVADDELRAYRAEHPLVAARPIIDRLLVQHAADAGLIVAIGDQSGRLLWVDGDRRLRRRAEAIAFQEGADWSERAAGTSAPGTALALGRAVQIRGEEHFARMVHPWSCSAVPLRDRATGALLGVLDVTGGEEAVAPVTLPLLEATAAAVEAELALVARGRASIPSLVPAAPRLHVAGPASTRRTPQAAPPVLSILGRDDGVLRSSSGEVVLSQRHAEILTVLADRPEGLSATELADAVYGRDDAVVTLRAEMVRLRRALRNVAPQLGPLARPYRLGGRLDVDAHQVLAFLERGAHRIALAAYTGPVLPASEAPGPAHLRDVVRSQLRESLLAGASVDTLLAFARTSDGADDVEVWLECLRLLPPRSPRRAAVVARLEELDAALTTPARRDEPRQARQTGAGQPRRLRG from the coding sequence GTGGGCCCCGGTGCGAGGACTGGCGATCACGCGACGCTGCGTCGCGTCGTCGCGGAGTCGTGGCGGCGCTCGCGCGGCTTCGCGCTCGACCCAGACGCCGTGCCCGGCGTCGTCGATGTCGCGGACGACGAGCTGCGCGCCTACCGCGCGGAGCACCCGCTCGTCGCGGCTCGCCCGATCATCGACCGGCTGCTCGTCCAGCACGCGGCGGACGCCGGCCTCATCGTGGCGATCGGCGACCAGTCGGGCAGGCTGCTGTGGGTCGACGGCGACCGCAGGCTGCGTCGCCGCGCGGAGGCGATCGCGTTCCAGGAGGGTGCGGACTGGTCCGAGCGTGCGGCGGGGACGAGCGCGCCGGGGACGGCTCTCGCGCTCGGGCGCGCGGTGCAGATCCGCGGCGAGGAGCACTTCGCGCGGATGGTGCACCCGTGGTCGTGCTCGGCGGTGCCGCTACGCGACAGGGCGACCGGTGCCTTGCTCGGCGTCCTCGACGTGACCGGCGGCGAGGAGGCGGTCGCACCCGTGACGCTGCCGCTGCTCGAGGCGACCGCTGCGGCGGTCGAGGCGGAGCTCGCGCTCGTCGCGCGGGGTCGCGCGTCGATCCCCTCGCTCGTGCCGGCGGCGCCACGGCTGCACGTGGCCGGACCGGCGTCGACGCGCCGGACACCGCAGGCGGCGCCGCCCGTGCTCTCGATCCTCGGCCGGGACGACGGCGTGCTGCGCTCGTCGTCGGGTGAGGTGGTCCTGTCGCAGCGGCACGCGGAGATCCTCACGGTCCTCGCGGACCGGCCCGAGGGCTTGTCCGCGACCGAGCTCGCGGACGCGGTCTACGGCCGCGACGACGCCGTCGTGACCCTGCGTGCGGAGATGGTGCGCCTGCGGCGCGCTCTGCGGAACGTGGCCCCGCAGCTCGGGCCGCTCGCGCGGCCCTACCGGCTCGGTGGGCGTCTCGACGTCGACGCGCACCAGGTCCTGGCGTTCCTCGAGCGTGGGGCGCACCGCATCGCGCTCGCCGCGTACACGGGGCCGGTCCTGCCTGCGTCGGAGGCGCCGGGCCCGGCGCACCTGCGCGACGTCGTGCGGTCACAGCTGCGCGAGTCTCTGCTCGCGGGCGCGAGCGTCGACACGCTCCTCGCGTTCGCGCGCACGAGCGACGGCGCCGACGACGTCGAGGTGTGGCTCGAGTGCTTGCGGCTCCTGCCGCCGCGGTCACCGCGGCGGGCTGCGGTCGTCGCGAGGCTCGAAGAGCTCGACGCAGCGCTCACGACACCGGCGCGTCGAGACGAGCCGAGGCAAGCCCGGCAGACGGGCGCCGGTCAGCCCAGGCGCTTGCGCGGATAG
- a CDS encoding DUF6458 family protein, translating to MGIGGGIFLIAVGAVLAFGLSPDAWEVFNINTIGYILMAVGALALILAFAMQSQRRNTSHTAYVEKHDVDHQVPPTNNPPTA from the coding sequence ATGGGTATCGGCGGAGGCATCTTCCTCATCGCGGTCGGCGCGGTCCTGGCGTTCGGGCTCAGCCCCGACGCGTGGGAAGTCTTCAACATCAACACCATCGGCTACATCCTCATGGCGGTCGGCGCGCTCGCCCTGATCCTCGCGTTCGCGATGCAGTCGCAGCGCCGTAACACGAGCCACACGGCGTACGTCGAGAAGCACGACGTCGACCACCAGGTCCCGCCGACGAACAACCCGCCCACGGCCTGA
- the exaC gene encoding acetaldehyde dehydrogenase ExaC — protein sequence MTVYAAPGTPDSLVTFKSRYEHWIGGEWVRPVQGQYFEDISPVTGKPFAEVARGTAEDIEAALDAAHKAAPAWGRTSATERAAILNKIADVIDANREMLAVAETWDNGKAIREPLNADLPLAADHFRYFASVIRAQEGEFTELDGDTVAYHYAEPLGVVGQIIPWNFPLLMATWKLAPALAAGNAVVLKPAEQTPVSILVLIELIGDILPPGVVNIVNGFGLEAGKPLASSKRIRKIAFTGETTTGRLILQYASANLIPSTVELGGKSPNLFFEDVAAQNDSYYDKAQEGFVLFAFNQGEVCTCPSRSLIQKSIYDTFLSDAIDRTKRVVQGNPLDTDTQVGAQASNDQLEKILSYIDIGKQEGAKLLLGGERVDLGGDLTDGYYVAPTIFEGQNKMRVFQEEIFGPVVAVTSFEDFDDAISLANDTLYGLGAGVWSRNGNTAYRAGRAIQAGRVWVNNYHAYPAGAAFGGYKSSGIGRENSKLALSHYQQTKNLLVSYSDTALGFF from the coding sequence ATGACCGTGTACGCCGCCCCCGGGACCCCTGACAGCCTGGTCACGTTCAAGTCCCGCTACGAGCACTGGATCGGCGGTGAGTGGGTACGGCCCGTGCAGGGCCAGTACTTCGAGGACATCTCCCCCGTCACCGGCAAGCCGTTCGCCGAGGTCGCGCGCGGCACCGCCGAGGACATCGAGGCCGCGCTCGACGCAGCGCACAAGGCGGCGCCCGCCTGGGGCCGCACGAGCGCGACCGAGCGCGCCGCCATCCTCAACAAGATCGCCGACGTCATCGACGCCAACCGCGAGATGCTCGCCGTCGCCGAGACCTGGGACAACGGGAAGGCCATCCGCGAACCCCTCAACGCGGACCTGCCGCTCGCCGCCGACCACTTCCGCTACTTCGCCTCGGTCATCCGCGCCCAGGAGGGCGAGTTCACCGAGCTCGACGGCGACACCGTCGCCTACCACTACGCCGAGCCGCTCGGCGTCGTCGGGCAGATCATCCCCTGGAACTTCCCGCTGCTCATGGCGACGTGGAAGCTCGCGCCCGCCCTCGCGGCGGGCAACGCCGTCGTGCTCAAGCCTGCTGAGCAGACGCCCGTGTCGATCCTCGTGCTCATCGAGCTCATCGGCGACATCCTGCCGCCGGGCGTCGTGAACATCGTCAACGGCTTCGGTCTCGAGGCCGGCAAGCCGCTCGCGTCCTCCAAGCGCATCCGCAAGATCGCCTTCACCGGCGAGACGACGACCGGCCGGCTCATCCTCCAGTACGCGTCCGCGAACCTCATCCCGTCGACCGTCGAGCTGGGCGGCAAGAGCCCCAACCTGTTCTTCGAGGACGTCGCCGCGCAGAACGACTCGTACTACGACAAGGCGCAGGAAGGGTTCGTGCTCTTCGCGTTCAACCAGGGCGAGGTGTGCACCTGCCCCAGCCGCTCGCTCATCCAGAAGAGCATCTACGACACGTTCCTGTCGGACGCGATCGACCGCACCAAGCGCGTCGTGCAGGGCAACCCGCTCGACACCGACACGCAGGTCGGCGCGCAGGCGTCCAACGACCAGCTCGAGAAGATCCTGTCCTACATCGACATCGGCAAGCAGGAGGGCGCCAAGCTGCTCCTCGGTGGTGAGCGCGTCGACCTCGGCGGTGACCTGACGGACGGCTACTACGTCGCACCGACGATCTTCGAGGGACAGAACAAGATGCGTGTCTTCCAGGAGGAGATCTTCGGGCCCGTCGTCGCGGTGACGAGCTTCGAGGACTTCGACGACGCGATCTCCCTCGCGAACGACACCCTCTACGGCCTCGGTGCCGGCGTGTGGTCGCGCAACGGCAACACCGCCTACCGCGCCGGTCGGGCCATCCAGGCGGGACGGGTCTGGGTGAACAACTACCACGCTTACCCCGCGGGGGCGGCGTTCGGCGGCTACAAGAGCTCGGGCATCGGCCGCGAGAACTCGAAGCTCGCGTTGAGCCACTACCAGCAGACCAAGAACCTGCTGGTGAGCTACTCCGACACCGCGCTCGGCTTCTTCTAG
- a CDS encoding DUF779 domain-containing protein: MPIDAQVVIPGETRSRVALTDEALALLRMLWDKHGPLMFHQSGGCCDGSSPMCYPAGDFLTSDADVLLGTFDIAEEGAARQAVDFWMSAEQFEYWSHTHLTVDAVPGRGAGFSVEAPEGKRFLIRSRLMDVTAAAPDVRGAPGQT, encoded by the coding sequence ATGCCGATCGACGCGCAGGTCGTCATCCCCGGGGAGACGCGGTCGCGGGTCGCCCTCACCGACGAGGCGCTCGCCCTCCTGCGGATGCTCTGGGACAAGCACGGACCGCTGATGTTCCACCAGTCGGGAGGCTGCTGCGACGGCAGCTCGCCCATGTGCTACCCGGCGGGCGACTTCCTGACGTCGGACGCTGACGTCCTCCTCGGCACCTTCGACATCGCCGAGGAGGGCGCGGCGCGGCAGGCCGTCGACTTCTGGATGTCTGCCGAGCAGTTCGAGTACTGGAGCCACACCCACCTCACGGTCGACGCCGTCCCCGGGCGCGGCGCCGGGTTCTCCGTCGAGGCGCCCGAGGGCAAGCGGTTCCTCATCAGGTCCCGCCTCATGGACGTGACGGCTGCGGCTCCCGACGTGCGAGGCGCGCCTGGCCAGACCTAG
- a CDS encoding PfkB family carbohydrate kinase, with protein sequence METSRPDDAAPRLCVLAAEPLLTVTIEASGHEVDVPDVHVHAGGQGLWISRMAASLGATVTVCGPFGGETGSVLAHLAKQESFDVRTTTSPSNGAYVHDRRDGERREIARMPSPLLDRHCLDDLYGTVLVASLDADVCVLTGTEESSNVPPSFFGRLAHDLRAAGRIVVADLSRGQAKAVMDVEGVVLKISHEEMVEGGFADDDTLDSLRSAAEDLIAGGLGGVVLSRAHDPALVVTAKTVATVTTPPITTVDHRGAGDSMTAGIAVGLGRGETLASAARLGAAAGALNVTRRGLGTGRREQIERYAQQVRVDLLD encoded by the coding sequence ATGGAGACCAGCCGCCCGGACGACGCCGCCCCTCGTCTTTGCGTCCTCGCAGCGGAACCGCTGCTCACCGTGACGATCGAGGCGAGCGGGCACGAGGTCGACGTCCCCGACGTGCACGTGCACGCGGGCGGCCAAGGCTTGTGGATCTCGCGCATGGCGGCGTCGCTCGGCGCGACGGTGACCGTGTGCGGGCCTTTCGGCGGGGAGACGGGCTCGGTCCTCGCTCACCTCGCCAAGCAGGAGAGCTTCGACGTGCGCACCACCACGAGCCCCTCGAACGGCGCCTACGTCCACGACCGGCGTGACGGCGAGCGCCGCGAGATCGCCCGCATGCCGTCCCCGCTGCTCGACCGCCACTGCCTCGACGACCTGTACGGCACGGTCCTCGTCGCCTCGCTCGACGCTGACGTGTGCGTCCTCACCGGGACCGAGGAGAGCAGCAACGTCCCGCCGTCGTTCTTCGGGCGGCTCGCCCACGACCTGCGCGCGGCGGGTCGGATCGTCGTCGCCGACCTGTCCCGCGGGCAGGCGAAGGCCGTCATGGACGTCGAGGGTGTCGTCCTCAAGATCAGCCACGAAGAGATGGTCGAGGGCGGCTTCGCTGACGATGACACCCTGGATTCCCTGCGCTCCGCCGCCGAGGACCTCATCGCGGGCGGGCTGGGCGGCGTCGTGCTGTCCCGGGCTCACGACCCCGCCCTCGTCGTCACCGCGAAGACCGTCGCGACCGTGACCACGCCGCCGATCACGACCGTCGACCATCGCGGTGCCGGCGACTCGATGACCGCCGGGATCGCCGTCGGGCTCGGCCGCGGGGAGACCCTCGCGTCGGCCGCTCGGCTCGGCGCGGCCGCAGGCGCGCTCAACGTCACCCGCCGTGGGCTCGGCACAGGCCGCCGCGAGCAGATCGAGCGGTACGCCCAGCAGGTGCGGGTCGACCTGCTCGACTGA